A single window of Aphidius gifuensis isolate YNYX2018 linkage group LG1, ASM1490517v1, whole genome shotgun sequence DNA harbors:
- the LOC122861037 gene encoding cytoplasmic dynein 1 light intermediate chain 1 isoform X1, protein MAAIAIERMSQSNGFHLKKTETIDNKDNLWSSILAEVQNSGNNKLPSNKNVLVLGDNESGKTTLIAKLQGVEDPKKGSGLEFAYIDVRDEYRDDQTRLSVWVLDGDPGHANLLRFALSPERFPNTLVILVAAMTTPWALLDQLQSWAALLGDHIDKLPIDNDTRQKCRQLNVKKWQDYMEPGDELDPGSPLRRTSRNLDDDNDNLPLPEGVLTTNLGLDVVVVITKTDYMTTLEKEHDYKDEHFDFMQQWIRRFCLQYGAGLFYSSAKEDKNCDLLYKYLTHRIYSLPFRTPALVVEKDAVLIPAGWDNMKKIGILHENLQSMKPDDYYRDVIAQPQTNRKCVTRELEIQAEDEQAFLARQQATLSGLRDPTRSPTTRNQASTGPVIQVPSPNKKLDPKGPGAAAAGEGVLANFFNSLLYKKSGASPGGPGSPGGPGASPGTSPIKIDAGPADKAAMRNDAAAELDRITRTKKIPPADLDTSSEC, encoded by the exons TGCGATTGAAAGGATGTCCCAGAGCAATGGATTTCACCTCAAAAAAACTGAGACAATCGACAATAAAGACAATTTATg GTCATCAATTCTGGCTGAAGTACAAAATAGTGGAAACAATAAATTACCATCAAACAAAAATGTCTTGGTACTAG gtGATAATGAAAGTGGAAAAACAACACTTATTGCAAAATTACAAGGTGTTGAAGATCCAAAAAAAGGTTCTGGACTTGAATTTGCCTATATTGATGTTCGTGATGAATACAGAGATG atcAAACGAGATTATCTGTTTGGGTATTGGATGGTGATCCTGGTCATGCAAATTTATTAAGATTTGCACTGAGTCCAGAAAGATTTCCAAATACACTTGTTATATTAGTTGCAGCAATGACAACACCATGGGCATTATTAGATCAACTACAATCATGGGCAGCATTACTTGGTGatcatattgataaattaccaattgataatgatacaCGACAAAAATGTAGacaattaaatgttaaaaaatggCAAGATTATATGGAACCCGGTGATGAATTAGATCCTGGTAGTCCATTAAGACGTACAAGTCGTAAtttagatgatgataatgataatttaccaTTACCAGAAGGTGTTCTTACAACAAATTTGGGtcttgatgttgttgttgttataacTAAAACTGATTATATGACAACACTTGAAAAAGAACATGATTATAAAGATGAACATTTTGATTTTATGCAACAATGGATTAGAAGATTTTGTTTACAATATGGAGctggtttattttattcatctgctaaagaagataaaaattgtgatttattgtataaatatctAACACATAGAATTTATAGTTTACCATTTAGAACACCAGCACttgttgttgaaaaagatGCAGTACTTAT ACCTGCTGGATGggataatatgaaaaaaattggtattcttcatgaaaatttacaatcaatGAAACCAGATGATTATTATCGTGATGTTATTGCACAACCACAAACAAATagaaaa tgtgTAACAAGAGAATTAGAAATACAAGCTGAAGATGAACAAGCATTTTTAGCTAGACAACAAGCAACATTATCTGGCTTAAGAGATCCAACACGTTCACCAACAACTCGTAACCAGGCAAGCACTGGACCCGTCATACAG GTGCCAtcaccaaataaaaaattggatcCAAAAGGACCAGGTGCAGCAGCTGCTGGTGAAGGTGTTTTAGCGAATTTCTTTAATTCTttgctttataaaaaaagtggAGCATCTCCAGGTGGACCAGGATCACCAGGTGGACCTGGTGCAAGTCCTGGAACGAGTCCAATTAaaattg aTGCTGGACCAGCGGATAAAGCAGCAATGCGCAATGATGCTGCAGCTGAATTAGATCGCATAACaagaacgaaaaaaattccacCAGCTGATTTAGATACATCTTCAgagtgttaa
- the LOC122861037 gene encoding cytoplasmic dynein 1 light intermediate chain 2 isoform X3: MAAIAIERMSQSNGFHLKKTETIDNKDNLWSSILAEVQNSGNNKLPSNKNVLVLGDNESGKTTLIAKLQGVEDPKKGSGLEFAYIDVRDEYRDDQTRLSVWVLDGDPGHANLLRFALSPERFPNTLVILVAAMTTPWALLDQLQSWAALLGDHIDKLPIDNDTRQKCRQLNVKKWQDYMEPGDELDPGSPLRRTSRNLDDDNDNLPLPEGVLTTNLGLDVVVVITKTDYMTTLEKEHDYKDEHFDFMQQWIRRFCLQYGAGLFYSSAKEDKNCDLLYKYLTHRIYSLPFRTPALVVEKDAVLIPAGWDNMKKIGILHENLQSMKPDDYYRDVIAQPQTNRKCVTRELEIQAEDEQAFLARQQATLSGLRDPTRSPTTRNQASTGPVIQIVIFRCHHQIKNWIQKDQVQQLLVKVF, translated from the exons TGCGATTGAAAGGATGTCCCAGAGCAATGGATTTCACCTCAAAAAAACTGAGACAATCGACAATAAAGACAATTTATg GTCATCAATTCTGGCTGAAGTACAAAATAGTGGAAACAATAAATTACCATCAAACAAAAATGTCTTGGTACTAG gtGATAATGAAAGTGGAAAAACAACACTTATTGCAAAATTACAAGGTGTTGAAGATCCAAAAAAAGGTTCTGGACTTGAATTTGCCTATATTGATGTTCGTGATGAATACAGAGATG atcAAACGAGATTATCTGTTTGGGTATTGGATGGTGATCCTGGTCATGCAAATTTATTAAGATTTGCACTGAGTCCAGAAAGATTTCCAAATACACTTGTTATATTAGTTGCAGCAATGACAACACCATGGGCATTATTAGATCAACTACAATCATGGGCAGCATTACTTGGTGatcatattgataaattaccaattgataatgatacaCGACAAAAATGTAGacaattaaatgttaaaaaatggCAAGATTATATGGAACCCGGTGATGAATTAGATCCTGGTAGTCCATTAAGACGTACAAGTCGTAAtttagatgatgataatgataatttaccaTTACCAGAAGGTGTTCTTACAACAAATTTGGGtcttgatgttgttgttgttataacTAAAACTGATTATATGACAACACTTGAAAAAGAACATGATTATAAAGATGAACATTTTGATTTTATGCAACAATGGATTAGAAGATTTTGTTTACAATATGGAGctggtttattttattcatctgctaaagaagataaaaattgtgatttattgtataaatatctAACACATAGAATTTATAGTTTACCATTTAGAACACCAGCACttgttgttgaaaaagatGCAGTACTTAT ACCTGCTGGATGggataatatgaaaaaaattggtattcttcatgaaaatttacaatcaatGAAACCAGATGATTATTATCGTGATGTTATTGCACAACCACAAACAAATagaaaa tgtgTAACAAGAGAATTAGAAATACAAGCTGAAGATGAACAAGCATTTTTAGCTAGACAACAAGCAACATTATCTGGCTTAAGAGATCCAACACGTTCACCAACAACTCGTAACCAGGCAAGCACTGGACCCGTCATACAG ATTGTAATATTCAGGTGCCAtcaccaaataaaaaattggatcCAAAAGGACCAGGTGCAGCAGCTGCTGGTGAAGGTGTTTTAG
- the LOC122861037 gene encoding cytoplasmic dynein 1 light intermediate chain 1 isoform X2 — MAAIAIERMSQSNGFHLKKTETIDNKDNLWSSILAEVQNSGNNKLPSNKNVLVLGDNESGKTTLIAKLQGVEDPKKGSGLEFAYIDVRDEYRDDQTRLSVWVLDGDPGHANLLRFALSPERFPNTLVILVAAMTTPWALLDQLQSWAALLGDHIDKLPIDNDTRQKCRQLNVKKWQDYMEPGDELDPGSPLRRTSRNLDDDNDNLPLPEGVLTTNLGLDVVVVITKTDYMTTLEKEHDYKDEHFDFMQQWIRRFCLQYGAGLFYSSAKEDKNCDLLYKYLTHRIYSLPFRTPALVVEKDAVLIPAGWDNMKKIGILHENLQSMKPDDYYRDVIAQPQTNRKCVTRELEIQAEDEQAFLARQQATLSGLRDPTRSPTTRNQVPSPNKKLDPKGPGAAAAGEGVLANFFNSLLYKKSGASPGGPGSPGGPGASPGTSPIKIDAGPADKAAMRNDAAAELDRITRTKKIPPADLDTSSEC; from the exons TGCGATTGAAAGGATGTCCCAGAGCAATGGATTTCACCTCAAAAAAACTGAGACAATCGACAATAAAGACAATTTATg GTCATCAATTCTGGCTGAAGTACAAAATAGTGGAAACAATAAATTACCATCAAACAAAAATGTCTTGGTACTAG gtGATAATGAAAGTGGAAAAACAACACTTATTGCAAAATTACAAGGTGTTGAAGATCCAAAAAAAGGTTCTGGACTTGAATTTGCCTATATTGATGTTCGTGATGAATACAGAGATG atcAAACGAGATTATCTGTTTGGGTATTGGATGGTGATCCTGGTCATGCAAATTTATTAAGATTTGCACTGAGTCCAGAAAGATTTCCAAATACACTTGTTATATTAGTTGCAGCAATGACAACACCATGGGCATTATTAGATCAACTACAATCATGGGCAGCATTACTTGGTGatcatattgataaattaccaattgataatgatacaCGACAAAAATGTAGacaattaaatgttaaaaaatggCAAGATTATATGGAACCCGGTGATGAATTAGATCCTGGTAGTCCATTAAGACGTACAAGTCGTAAtttagatgatgataatgataatttaccaTTACCAGAAGGTGTTCTTACAACAAATTTGGGtcttgatgttgttgttgttataacTAAAACTGATTATATGACAACACTTGAAAAAGAACATGATTATAAAGATGAACATTTTGATTTTATGCAACAATGGATTAGAAGATTTTGTTTACAATATGGAGctggtttattttattcatctgctaaagaagataaaaattgtgatttattgtataaatatctAACACATAGAATTTATAGTTTACCATTTAGAACACCAGCACttgttgttgaaaaagatGCAGTACTTAT ACCTGCTGGATGggataatatgaaaaaaattggtattcttcatgaaaatttacaatcaatGAAACCAGATGATTATTATCGTGATGTTATTGCACAACCACAAACAAATagaaaa tgtgTAACAAGAGAATTAGAAATACAAGCTGAAGATGAACAAGCATTTTTAGCTAGACAACAAGCAACATTATCTGGCTTAAGAGATCCAACACGTTCACCAACAACTCGTAACCAG GTGCCAtcaccaaataaaaaattggatcCAAAAGGACCAGGTGCAGCAGCTGCTGGTGAAGGTGTTTTAGCGAATTTCTTTAATTCTttgctttataaaaaaagtggAGCATCTCCAGGTGGACCAGGATCACCAGGTGGACCTGGTGCAAGTCCTGGAACGAGTCCAATTAaaattg aTGCTGGACCAGCGGATAAAGCAGCAATGCGCAATGATGCTGCAGCTGAATTAGATCGCATAACaagaacgaaaaaaattccacCAGCTGATTTAGATACATCTTCAgagtgttaa